From Spongiibacter tropicus DSM 19543, a single genomic window includes:
- a CDS encoding TetR/AcrR family transcriptional regulator: MKGQTRNKMIFGAIDLLRRRGLNATSVREVVKHSNTPRGSVRHHFPDGKQQLISEAMRSADELVTQLLKALIEDKGPTEGVLSFIDSWKDILRDNDYEAGCPILAVCVEQYIGDDGAPDTGVQRQFLDIAEDAFSGWQAIIASALESSGVDSLAASRRSRLIIAAMEGAIVMCRSSRDPAPLDDIKTEIGLLLGASQH; the protein is encoded by the coding sequence ATGAAAGGGCAAACCCGAAACAAAATGATCTTTGGTGCCATCGACCTGCTGCGCCGACGCGGCCTGAATGCCACCAGCGTCCGTGAGGTGGTGAAACACAGCAATACTCCACGAGGCTCTGTGCGACACCATTTCCCCGACGGAAAGCAGCAATTGATCTCGGAGGCGATGCGCAGTGCCGACGAACTGGTAACGCAACTTTTGAAAGCGTTGATCGAAGACAAAGGACCAACAGAAGGGGTGCTATCTTTTATCGATAGCTGGAAGGACATCCTTCGCGACAATGACTATGAAGCCGGCTGCCCTATCCTCGCCGTTTGCGTCGAGCAATATATCGGCGACGATGGCGCGCCGGATACCGGCGTACAACGTCAGTTCCTTGATATTGCCGAAGACGCTTTCAGTGGCTGGCAGGCGATTATTGCCTCAGCATTGGAGAGCAGCGGCGTTGATTCCCTCGCTGCAAGCCGCCGATCGCGTTTGATCATCGCGGCAATGGAGGGTGCCATTGTGATGTGCCGTTCGAGCAGAGATCCCGCGCCGCTGGACGATATTAAAACAGAAATAGGCCTTTTACTCGGCGCATCACAGCACTAA
- a CDS encoding winged helix-turn-helix transcriptional regulator: MRWEDLDKEPCSLARTLSVIGDRWTLIILRECFLGIRRFEEFEERLGITRHVLAGRLKKLVENGVLYKKPYQDGQKREEYRLSEKGMDLYPIIINLVFWGNKYMTDEQGPPIIHVHKHCGMPMTPVTHCSACGEEVRARDVEVKAGAGWEARLGDRLSPPNRKASAKK, translated from the coding sequence ATGCGCTGGGAAGACCTGGACAAAGAGCCCTGCAGCTTAGCGAGAACTCTCTCGGTTATCGGAGATCGATGGACGCTGATTATCCTGCGAGAGTGTTTTCTCGGCATTCGCCGGTTTGAAGAGTTTGAGGAACGTCTGGGCATTACCCGGCACGTGCTGGCGGGCCGCCTGAAGAAGCTCGTAGAGAATGGCGTACTGTACAAAAAGCCCTATCAGGACGGGCAGAAACGAGAGGAGTACCGCCTTTCTGAAAAAGGTATGGACCTCTACCCCATCATCATCAATCTCGTCTTTTGGGGAAACAAGTACATGACCGATGAGCAAGGACCGCCGATTATTCATGTGCACAAACACTGCGGAATGCCGATGACACCCGTCACTCACTGCTCAGCATGTGGAGAGGAAGTCCGCGCGCGAGACGTTGAGGTAAAAGCAGGCGCGGGCTGGGAGGCCCGGCTGGGTGATCGTCTGAGCCCACCAAACAGAAAGGCATCTGCAAAAAAATAG
- a CDS encoding SDR family oxidoreductase translates to MTNTDRRVAVVIGAGDATGGAIAKRFAKEGYTVVVTRRQKEALEGLAQSIRNDGGDVHAFGCDARNETDMESMFKDIEADIGSVEVVIFNIGANVRFSILETTERVYRKVWEMGSLAGFLTGRAAARVMLPRQRGTIIFTGATASVRGASGFSAFAGAKFALRALAQSMARELGPQGIHVAHVVVDGAIDTDFIKERFPDVYARKAQGGILSPEHIADQYWNIHSQPRDCWTHEFDLRPWMETF, encoded by the coding sequence ATGACGAATACAGATCGACGGGTTGCTGTCGTGATTGGCGCGGGCGATGCCACCGGAGGCGCTATCGCGAAGCGTTTCGCTAAAGAAGGCTATACCGTTGTCGTGACGCGTCGCCAAAAAGAAGCGCTGGAGGGCTTGGCTCAGAGCATTCGGAATGATGGCGGCGACGTTCACGCGTTCGGCTGTGATGCCCGCAACGAGACAGATATGGAGTCGATGTTTAAGGATATTGAAGCAGACATCGGCAGCGTCGAGGTTGTCATTTTCAATATAGGTGCGAACGTTCGATTTTCTATTCTGGAGACAACGGAACGGGTCTATCGGAAGGTTTGGGAAATGGGCTCGCTGGCAGGTTTTCTTACGGGGCGAGCTGCCGCAAGAGTGATGCTTCCCCGGCAGCGGGGCACCATTATTTTCACTGGGGCCACGGCCTCGGTGCGCGGTGCTAGCGGTTTTTCTGCGTTTGCGGGTGCCAAGTTCGCTTTGCGAGCTCTGGCGCAAAGCATGGCCAGAGAATTGGGGCCTCAGGGAATTCATGTTGCACACGTTGTGGTAGACGGGGCGATTGATACGGACTTTATAAAAGAGCGCTTCCCTGATGTGTACGCTCGAAAAGCGCAGGGCGGGATACTCTCGCCAGAACATATCGCTGATCAATATTGGAATATCCATTCGCAGCCACGGGATTGCTGGACTCACGAGTTTGATCTTCGTCCGTGGATGGAAACCTTTTAA
- a CDS encoding 2-hydroxychromene-2-carboxylate isomerase encodes MSRCVDFYFDVGSPASYLAWTQLPDMARSLDARINWKPILLGGLFQATGNQSPAANPAKGQYLFTDLSRYAARYGVEFILNPYFPINTLRLMRGAAGLLGSADFEAYLNAVYPALWSEGKNLGDADVLNEVLRKAGIDPAENDALCGSEEVKERLKSLTGEAVSRGAFGAPTFFVGDEMYFGQDRLEWVAAALEKE; translated from the coding sequence ATGAGCCGCTGTGTTGATTTTTATTTTGATGTGGGCAGTCCGGCCAGTTATCTGGCGTGGACACAACTTCCGGATATGGCCCGTAGTTTGGATGCGCGTATTAATTGGAAACCGATACTGTTGGGTGGGCTGTTCCAGGCGACAGGAAACCAATCGCCGGCGGCCAATCCGGCCAAAGGCCAGTATTTGTTTACGGACTTGAGCAGATATGCCGCGCGCTATGGTGTGGAGTTTATACTTAACCCGTATTTTCCCATCAATACACTTCGGTTGATGCGAGGCGCGGCAGGCCTGCTGGGTAGCGCAGATTTTGAAGCCTATCTAAACGCCGTGTATCCGGCACTGTGGTCAGAGGGAAAAAACCTGGGCGACGCGGATGTTCTGAATGAGGTGTTGCGTAAGGCGGGTATCGACCCTGCTGAAAACGATGCGCTTTGCGGTTCAGAGGAGGTCAAAGAACGCTTGAAATCATTGACTGGAGAAGCCGTTTCGCGAGGTGCTTTTGGTGCACCCACGTTCTTTGTCGGCGACGAGATGTACTTTGGCCAAGACCGGCTTGAGTGGGTCGCTGCGGCCTTGGAAAAGGAATGA
- the gcvP gene encoding aminomethyl-transferring glycine dehydrogenase, translated as MKHTLSQFSDASEFTQRHIGPGNEQVSAMLHQLGAPSLDALIRETVPASILRDSLPLPDGVSEHDALSELAAIAGKNQIARSFIGMGYYGTHTPKVILRNVLENPGWYTAYTPYQPEIAQGRLEALLNFQQMVIDLTGLDLANASLLDEATAAAEAMAMCKRAARKNKSDVFFVDAQCHPQTLAVLKTRADALGLDIHVGDAFSELENTECFGVLVQYPQTGGELRDLRALCQTAQQKDCLSVVAADLLSLVLLTPPGELGADIVVGSAQRFGVPMGFGGPHAAFFATKDKHKRSVPGRIIGVSVDSRSKPALRMAMQTREQHIRREKATSNICTSQALLAIMAVFYAIYHGPEGLRRIALRTNRMTGILAAGLKQLGYSSNEQFFDTLSVDAQGKAGAIADAAEAQLINLRRNGDSLGISLDETTTRDDLQALWSLFADGQPLPDIDALDAELAALPGIPEDLQRHSEILSHPVFNSYHSETEMLRYMARLERRDIALNHSMIALGSCTMKLNATSEMIPVTWPTLGNIHPFAPVSQIQGYLQLVDELEKQLVECTGYDKFSMQPNAGSQGEYAGLLAIRRYHESRGDVQRDICLIPSSAHGTNPASAAMASMRVVIVNCDKLGNVDIDDLRSKAEQHSEQLAALMVTYPSTHGVFEEGIREICDIVHQHGGQVYVDGANMNALVGLAAPGHFGADVSHLNLHKTFCIPHGGGGPGMGPIGVKAHLAPFLPNHPVQPIAGLNADNDTVSAATYGSASILPISWMYIRMMGGSGLRRATEVAILNANYMAKRLGEHYPVLYTGKMGRVAHECIIDLRPLKESSGISEEDVAKRLMDYGFHAPTMSFPVPGTLMIEPTESESKAELDRFCDAMISIRREIARVEAGQLPADDNPLVNAPHTQADVIGNDWTRAYSREEAAWPASYLKDAKYWPTVNRIDNVYGDRNLICSCPPVDSYR; from the coding sequence ATGAAACACACCCTCTCTCAATTCAGCGACGCCAGCGAATTCACGCAGCGCCATATCGGACCCGGCAACGAGCAGGTCTCCGCCATGCTTCACCAGCTCGGCGCGCCATCGTTGGACGCACTGATCAGAGAGACCGTGCCCGCCAGTATTCTTCGCGATTCACTGCCGCTGCCAGACGGTGTCAGTGAACACGATGCGCTGAGCGAGCTGGCCGCCATCGCCGGCAAAAATCAGATTGCCCGCTCGTTTATCGGTATGGGGTACTACGGCACTCACACCCCCAAGGTCATTCTGCGCAATGTGCTGGAAAACCCGGGCTGGTATACCGCCTACACACCCTATCAGCCAGAGATTGCCCAAGGGCGCCTGGAAGCCCTGCTGAACTTCCAGCAGATGGTTATTGACCTGACCGGACTGGATTTGGCCAACGCCTCGCTGCTGGACGAGGCCACAGCCGCTGCCGAAGCCATGGCCATGTGCAAGCGCGCGGCCCGCAAAAACAAGAGCGACGTCTTTTTTGTGGATGCCCAATGCCATCCGCAGACTCTCGCCGTACTGAAAACCCGCGCTGACGCCCTCGGACTGGACATTCACGTCGGCGACGCCTTCAGCGAACTGGAAAATACCGAATGTTTCGGTGTACTGGTGCAGTACCCTCAAACCGGCGGCGAGTTGCGCGACCTGCGCGCACTCTGCCAGACCGCACAACAGAAGGATTGCCTGAGCGTGGTCGCTGCCGATCTACTCAGCCTCGTATTGCTGACCCCTCCCGGCGAGCTGGGTGCCGACATTGTCGTGGGCAGCGCCCAGCGCTTTGGCGTGCCGATGGGTTTTGGTGGCCCGCACGCCGCGTTCTTTGCCACCAAAGACAAGCACAAGCGCTCGGTGCCCGGCCGTATTATCGGTGTCTCCGTCGACAGCCGTAGCAAGCCCGCCCTGCGCATGGCGATGCAAACCCGCGAGCAGCATATCCGCCGTGAAAAGGCGACCTCGAATATCTGTACCTCGCAGGCACTGCTGGCCATCATGGCCGTGTTCTACGCGATTTATCACGGCCCCGAGGGCCTCCGCCGCATTGCCCTGCGCACCAACCGCATGACCGGCATTCTGGCAGCGGGCCTCAAGCAACTGGGCTATTCAAGCAATGAGCAGTTCTTCGACACACTCAGTGTCGATGCGCAAGGCAAAGCCGGCGCCATCGCCGATGCCGCCGAAGCGCAACTGATCAACCTCCGCCGCAACGGTGACTCACTGGGCATCAGCCTGGACGAAACCACCACTCGTGACGACTTGCAGGCCCTCTGGTCGCTGTTCGCCGACGGCCAGCCGCTGCCTGATATCGACGCACTGGATGCCGAACTGGCCGCTCTGCCGGGCATCCCCGAAGACTTGCAGCGCCACAGCGAAATTCTCAGCCATCCGGTGTTCAACAGCTATCACTCAGAAACCGAGATGCTGCGCTACATGGCGCGACTGGAACGTCGCGACATCGCACTGAATCACTCGATGATTGCGCTGGGCTCCTGCACCATGAAACTCAACGCCACCAGCGAAATGATTCCGGTCACCTGGCCGACGCTGGGAAACATCCACCCCTTCGCGCCGGTATCGCAGATTCAGGGTTACCTGCAGTTAGTCGATGAGCTGGAAAAACAACTGGTGGAATGTACCGGCTACGACAAATTCTCCATGCAGCCCAATGCCGGCTCACAGGGTGAGTACGCCGGGCTGCTGGCGATTCGCCGCTACCACGAAAGTCGCGGCGACGTGCAGCGTGACATCTGCCTGATTCCCAGCTCTGCCCACGGCACCAACCCGGCATCAGCAGCAATGGCAAGCATGCGCGTGGTTATCGTCAACTGTGACAAGCTGGGTAACGTCGACATCGACGACCTGCGCAGCAAAGCTGAACAGCACAGCGAGCAACTCGCCGCCCTGATGGTGACCTACCCGTCCACCCACGGTGTTTTTGAAGAAGGTATCCGCGAGATCTGCGACATTGTTCACCAGCACGGCGGACAGGTCTACGTGGATGGCGCCAATATGAACGCCCTGGTGGGCCTCGCCGCCCCCGGCCATTTCGGTGCCGACGTATCGCATCTGAACCTGCACAAAACCTTCTGTATTCCTCACGGCGGTGGCGGCCCGGGCATGGGTCCCATCGGCGTGAAAGCGCACCTGGCGCCATTCCTGCCCAATCACCCGGTCCAGCCTATCGCCGGATTGAATGCCGATAACGACACGGTATCAGCCGCTACCTACGGCAGCGCCAGCATTCTGCCGATCTCCTGGATGTACATCCGCATGATGGGTGGCAGCGGCCTGCGCCGGGCCACAGAGGTTGCCATTCTCAACGCGAACTACATGGCTAAACGCCTCGGCGAACACTACCCTGTGCTGTACACCGGCAAGATGGGTCGCGTAGCTCACGAGTGCATTATCGACCTGCGCCCATTAAAGGAAAGCAGCGGCATCAGCGAAGAAGACGTGGCCAAACGTCTGATGGATTATGGCTTCCACGCGCCCACCATGTCGTTCCCGGTGCCCGGCACACTGATGATTGAGCCCACAGAAAGTGAATCCAAGGCGGAGCTTGACCGTTTCTGCGACGCCATGATCAGCATTCGCCGTGAGATTGCCCGCGTCGAAGCCGGTCAGTTACCCGCCGACGACAACCCGCTGGTCAACGCACCGCATACCCAGGCCGACGTCATCGGCAACGACTGGACTCGCGCATATAGCCGCGAGGAAGCCGCCTGGCCAGCCAGCTACCTGAAAGACGCCAAGTACTGGCCAACGGTCAACCGCATCGACAATGTCTACGGCGACCGCAATTTGATCTGCTCCTGCCCGCCGGTTGACAGCTATCGCTAA
- a CDS encoding peptidoglycan-binding domain-containing protein: MSFRLSLLPLAAAVMCTACSLTPVQSSGQVAPEAVPDGERMASLETALADALIQIEKLKARSEQDGGLPAMPPNAQTGACYARMLTPPKYIDRRASRIVKEATERLEMQPARTEWQEEQVVVSEAYTKLELVPATYKWVEERTEVLPAKQRQELVRPAEYESREEKILVKPAEWVWRPGRGELEKIDEETGEILHQVEIPAKYRTVERQVLVSPPEYRTIHEPAVFETVRKRVVDQPEHTVEVKVPAVYKTVKVQKVVEPAKLIRVPVPAEYEEYSYREKIADEELVWRQIPCKRDLDDDKLLRQVQKQLNERGFDAGYADGILGKRTEAAIHAFQQKQGLATGRLSVETIQSLGIAF; encoded by the coding sequence ATGTCTTTTCGCCTTTCTCTTTTGCCTCTTGCCGCCGCAGTGATGTGTACGGCGTGCTCGTTGACCCCTGTTCAGTCGTCTGGACAGGTTGCGCCGGAAGCGGTGCCCGATGGCGAGCGCATGGCATCGCTGGAAACCGCCCTGGCCGATGCATTGATTCAGATAGAAAAGTTAAAGGCGCGCAGTGAACAGGATGGCGGTCTGCCTGCCATGCCGCCGAACGCCCAGACGGGCGCGTGCTATGCGCGTATGCTGACGCCGCCGAAATATATCGACCGCCGGGCCAGTCGTATTGTTAAAGAGGCGACCGAGCGTCTGGAAATGCAGCCTGCGCGAACGGAGTGGCAGGAAGAGCAAGTGGTTGTCAGCGAGGCCTATACCAAGCTGGAGCTGGTGCCCGCGACCTATAAGTGGGTAGAGGAGCGCACCGAAGTGCTCCCCGCCAAGCAACGTCAGGAGCTGGTGCGCCCTGCCGAGTATGAGAGCCGCGAAGAAAAAATTCTGGTGAAACCGGCAGAGTGGGTATGGCGTCCGGGTCGCGGTGAGCTGGAAAAGATCGATGAGGAAACCGGCGAGATTCTCCATCAGGTAGAAATCCCCGCAAAATACCGCACAGTAGAACGGCAGGTATTGGTGTCGCCTCCGGAATACCGCACCATTCATGAGCCCGCCGTGTTCGAAACCGTGCGCAAGCGCGTTGTCGATCAACCGGAACACACCGTGGAAGTCAAAGTACCCGCGGTGTACAAAACCGTGAAAGTGCAGAAGGTGGTGGAGCCCGCCAAGCTGATTCGTGTGCCGGTACCCGCAGAGTACGAGGAATATAGCTATCGCGAAAAAATTGCCGACGAGGAGCTGGTCTGGCGTCAAATTCCCTGCAAGCGTGACCTGGACGACGACAAACTGCTTCGCCAGGTACAAAAACAGCTTAACGAGCGCGGCTTCGACGCGGGCTATGCTGACGGTATTCTAGGCAAGCGCACCGAGGCGGCCATTCATGCCTTCCAACAAAAGCAGGGACTGGCAACCGGGCGTCTCTCGGTTGAAACCATTCAATCACTGGGCATTGCGTTCTGA
- a CDS encoding uracil-DNA glycosylase family protein, with the protein MDAFSELLSEVRHCRLCEAHLPLGPRPVVQLSADARLLIIGQAPGTRVHASGKPWDDPSGDRLRGWLQMDRQRFYHDPQLGIMPMGFCYPGKGRSGDLPPRPECAPTWHQRLREHMPNIALTLLIGQYAQRYYLPDVKKGGKPLSLTDRVRNQPLDGDFLCLPHPSPRNIRWFRQNAWFDDEIVPALQSRLCGILDPYLPVTEISPDD; encoded by the coding sequence ATGGACGCATTTTCTGAATTGCTGAGCGAGGTGCGGCATTGCCGCCTTTGCGAAGCGCATCTGCCACTGGGGCCTCGCCCCGTTGTTCAACTCAGTGCTGACGCCCGATTGCTGATCATCGGGCAAGCGCCGGGTACGCGCGTGCATGCGTCCGGCAAACCCTGGGATGACCCCTCGGGTGACCGCCTTCGCGGTTGGCTGCAGATGGACCGGCAGCGTTTTTACCACGATCCTCAGCTTGGCATTATGCCGATGGGCTTTTGCTACCCCGGTAAAGGGCGCAGTGGTGATTTGCCGCCCCGGCCAGAGTGTGCGCCCACTTGGCATCAGCGTTTGCGTGAGCATATGCCGAACATCGCGCTCACCCTGCTGATTGGGCAGTACGCCCAGCGCTATTATCTGCCGGATGTCAAAAAAGGCGGAAAGCCGCTTTCGCTGACCGATCGGGTGCGGAATCAGCCATTGGACGGCGATTTTCTGTGCCTGCCGCATCCCTCGCCACGCAATATTCGCTGGTTTCGTCAAAATGCCTGGTTTGATGACGAGATCGTGCCCGCTTTGCAGTCGCGCCTGTGCGGGATACTTGATCCCTACCTTCCCGTTACCGAGATTTCTCCTGATGACTAA
- a CDS encoding NUDIX domain-containing protein produces the protein MTKSIGPWLQHSRDTVYENPWLRLEHHSVTTPGKTEGIYGKVCFKNTAVGVVPLDDDGYTYLVGQHRYPLDSYSWEIPEGGAPLGTSPADTARRELAEETGLRCAALYHYAQLHTSNSCTDEVADVFLALELTPGETAPEETEDLQVRRLPLGEAVEMAMCGEITDALSVAALLKLRLLLDRHRGDLQSVIAAMKSCPD, from the coding sequence ATGACTAAATCGATTGGCCCCTGGCTTCAGCATAGCCGTGACACGGTGTACGAAAACCCCTGGTTGCGACTGGAGCACCACAGTGTCACCACGCCGGGCAAGACCGAGGGTATTTACGGCAAAGTCTGCTTTAAAAATACGGCAGTTGGCGTGGTGCCGCTGGATGACGACGGCTATACCTATTTGGTGGGGCAGCATCGCTATCCGCTGGATAGCTATAGCTGGGAAATTCCCGAGGGCGGCGCGCCACTGGGCACATCCCCTGCGGATACCGCCAGGCGTGAATTGGCAGAGGAAACCGGCCTGCGCTGCGCGGCGCTGTATCACTACGCTCAGCTGCACACCAGCAATTCCTGCACCGATGAAGTCGCCGATGTATTTCTGGCATTGGAGCTGACGCCGGGAGAGACTGCGCCGGAAGAGACCGAGGATTTGCAAGTGCGTCGTCTGCCGCTGGGTGAAGCGGTGGAGATGGCGATGTGTGGGGAGATCACCGATGCCTTGAGCGTAGCGGCACTGCTTAAATTGCGGCTTTTGCTTGATCGGCATCGCGGCGATCTGCAGTCAGTGATTGCCGCAATGAAAAGCTGTCCTGATTGA
- a CDS encoding DUF1134 domain-containing protein yields the protein MPYRQWLGIWVLLVTLLPLSATAEEGADAQNEGFSKEQVMEKAGAFFGETSKGLASAIEKVFEEQGEPNAIVVGEEVSAAIVVGLRYGRGELQMLDGETRAIFWQGPSVGFDMGGNASKVFTLIYNLDDAETLYQRFPGVEGSVYYAAGVGVNYLRSGDTVVAPIRTGVGLRTGANVGYLQFTKEASWNPF from the coding sequence ATGCCGTATCGCCAATGGCTGGGGATTTGGGTATTGCTGGTGACATTGCTGCCGCTTTCGGCGACCGCCGAAGAGGGCGCCGATGCCCAGAATGAGGGCTTCAGCAAAGAGCAGGTCATGGAAAAAGCGGGGGCTTTCTTCGGTGAAACGAGCAAGGGCTTGGCGAGCGCCATAGAGAAAGTCTTTGAGGAACAGGGCGAGCCCAATGCCATCGTGGTGGGCGAGGAAGTGTCGGCGGCCATTGTGGTGGGTTTGCGCTACGGGCGGGGTGAGCTGCAAATGCTCGACGGTGAGACGCGGGCAATTTTCTGGCAGGGGCCGTCAGTGGGCTTTGATATGGGTGGCAACGCCTCGAAAGTTTTTACGCTGATCTACAATCTGGACGACGCCGAAACCCTGTATCAGCGCTTCCCCGGCGTTGAAGGCAGTGTGTATTACGCTGCCGGGGTAGGCGTGAACTATCTGCGCAGTGGCGACACGGTCGTCGCGCCGATTCGTACCGGGGTAGGCCTGCGAACTGGCGCCAATGTGGGCTACCTGCAATTCACCAAGGAAGCTTCCTGGAATCCCTTCTAA
- a CDS encoding alpha/beta hydrolase: MLLLSLFWAWLSWNAYHPWKGKPEMMGIISFIFGMLAGELGLHIIAINVVLTLGIVTFGELEGLADSLGLLIAMLSWLALARFYFQSANAEPVMRGAICEALDSETYPDTPDDILHYTPDFERLRNPVAFKHPRLKLHRNVPYCKVDGRDLHLDIYQRRDYPKNAPVLLQIHGGAWMQNLGSKEQQGLPLMTQLALNGWICVAVQYRLSPGATFPDHIIDCKRALLWVKDHIADYGGDPDFIVATGGSAGGHLSSLLALSANADCFQPGFEHRDTRVQGCIPFYGVYDFLNSKHQRHNEGLEQWLAERVVKKTRSEDPELWERASPVSWVNGDAPPFLIIHGDADTLVPVKESRELYHMLKAVSKQGVGYAELPGAQHAFELVISLRSQLVVNALCDYCYVLHQQYLGEKVSLTSDNSNTSSSDSDNRNNDNEEGEPSPA, from the coding sequence ATGTTGCTGCTATCACTGTTCTGGGCCTGGCTGAGCTGGAATGCTTACCACCCCTGGAAAGGCAAGCCGGAGATGATGGGGATTATCAGCTTTATCTTCGGAATGCTGGCGGGTGAGCTGGGGCTGCACATCATTGCTATCAACGTCGTTCTGACGCTGGGTATTGTCACCTTCGGCGAGTTGGAGGGCTTGGCTGACAGTCTCGGCCTGCTGATTGCCATGCTGAGTTGGCTGGCGCTGGCGCGCTTCTATTTCCAGTCAGCCAATGCAGAGCCGGTAATGCGTGGCGCTATCTGTGAAGCGCTGGACAGCGAAACCTACCCCGACACCCCGGACGACATCCTGCATTACACGCCGGACTTCGAACGCCTACGTAATCCGGTGGCCTTCAAACACCCGCGCCTGAAACTTCATCGCAATGTTCCCTACTGCAAGGTCGACGGCCGAGATTTACACCTAGACATCTACCAGCGCCGCGACTACCCGAAAAACGCGCCGGTGCTGTTGCAGATTCACGGCGGCGCCTGGATGCAGAATCTCGGCAGCAAGGAGCAACAGGGCCTGCCGCTGATGACGCAACTGGCGCTGAACGGCTGGATCTGTGTTGCCGTCCAATACCGCCTCAGCCCGGGCGCCACCTTCCCCGACCACATTATCGACTGCAAGCGCGCCCTGCTGTGGGTGAAAGATCATATTGCCGACTACGGTGGCGACCCCGACTTTATCGTTGCCACCGGTGGCTCGGCAGGCGGGCACCTGAGCAGTCTGCTGGCCCTCAGCGCCAATGCGGACTGTTTTCAGCCCGGCTTTGAGCACCGCGACACGCGGGTGCAGGGCTGTATTCCCTTCTATGGGGTTTACGACTTCCTGAACAGCAAGCATCAGCGCCACAACGAAGGTCTGGAACAATGGCTGGCTGAACGCGTCGTCAAGAAAACGCGCAGTGAAGATCCGGAACTCTGGGAGCGCGCGTCACCGGTGTCATGGGTGAATGGCGATGCACCGCCGTTCCTGATTATTCATGGCGACGCCGACACGCTGGTGCCCGTCAAGGAATCCCGAGAGCTTTACCACATGCTGAAGGCCGTCTCGAAACAAGGCGTCGGCTATGCGGAACTACCCGGCGCTCAGCACGCTTTTGAGCTGGTGATTTCACTGCGCAGCCAACTGGTCGTCAACGCACTCTGTGACTACTGCTACGTGCTTCACCAGCAGTACCTGGGCGAAAAGGTCAGCCTGACTAGCGACAACAGCAACACAAGCAGCAGTGATAGCGACAACCGGAATAACGACAACGAGGAAGGCGAACCCAGCCCGGCATAA
- the greB gene encoding transcription elongation factor GreB encodes MSRYRPPRARGSRYITPEGERALREELRQLWKVERPQVTAAVHEAAKNGDRSENGDYIYGKKRLREIDSRVRFLGKRLDELKVVDTLPSDRDKIFFGAWVTLEDDDGEETCYRIVGPDEFDLASGKLSMDAPLARAMLGKRLDDEVLVSTPTGEKCYYVCAIHYGDKPDTNT; translated from the coding sequence ATGAGCCGCTACCGCCCTCCCCGCGCCCGAGGGTCTCGCTATATTACGCCCGAAGGCGAGCGTGCGCTGCGAGAAGAACTCAGGCAACTCTGGAAGGTCGAACGCCCCCAGGTGACCGCTGCGGTGCACGAAGCAGCCAAGAATGGCGACCGCTCTGAAAACGGCGATTATATCTACGGCAAGAAACGCCTGCGGGAAATCGACAGCCGGGTGCGCTTTCTCGGCAAACGCCTAGACGAACTGAAGGTGGTCGACACCCTCCCCAGCGACCGTGACAAGATTTTCTTCGGCGCCTGGGTCACACTGGAAGACGACGACGGCGAAGAGACTTGCTACCGGATTGTCGGTCCCGATGAATTTGACCTGGCCAGCGGCAAGCTATCGATGGACGCCCCACTGGCTCGTGCCATGCTGGGAAAGCGGCTGGATGACGAAGTGCTTGTTAGCACGCCCACCGGCGAAAAATGCTACTACGTCTGCGCGATTCACTACGGCGATAAGCCGGACACCAACACATAA